The DNA segment GCCATGCGTTGCGTGTGGCTGAAAGCATTGCGCCTTGCGTCCTCTGGCTGGATGAACTCGAAAAAGGGCTGGCGGGGGCGCACGGTGGGCGTTCCGACGCCGGCACAGCGGCGCGTGTGTTCGCCACCTTTTTAACATGGATGCAAGAGAAAGAAGCGCCCGTTTTTGTTGTCGCCACATCCAACGACATTCGGCAACTGCCGCCCGAAACGTTGCGCAAAGGGCGCTTCGATGAAATTTTCTTCGTTGATTTGCCAACCGAAGAGGAACGCGCCGAAATTTGGGCGATTCATCTGCGCAAGCGCAACCGCAACCCGGACGATTTTGACATCGAGCGGCTCGCCGCCGATAGCGCCGATTTTAGCGGCGCCGAAATCGAGCAAGTGGTGATTAGTGCGCTCTACGATGCGTTCGACGATGGGCGCGACCTGCAAATGCACGATTTGTTGCGCAATCTGACCAACACGGTACCGCTGGCGCACTCCATGCGCGACGAAATCAGCCGCCTGCGCGAATGGGCGCGCACGAACGCGCGCCCCGCCAGTAGTTGCGGGTGGCTGCAACCGTGGGAACTGGTTTCGGAATCGTAAGGAGCACACATGACGATGCACAGCATGACCCAAACGCTGCAAAACGGCTGGCAGACGCTCGCCCGCCTCTATCAAACCCACCGCACGCTGGTAGAGAACACGCTGCTCTCCGCCGCCATGACAACGCTGGTGGGGTTGATTCTGCACTACGAAGCCACTAGCACCTACCCGCCGGAGTGGCTCACCGTTCTGCTCCTTGCGACGTTTGGGCTGGGCGTGCGCGCCCCCGCCTGGGGCTACGCCGCCGCCATCGCCGTGCTCGTGTGGCCGCTCTGGACGCTTTCCCCCTACCTCATGGCGCTCTTCCTGGCGGTCACTGTGCTGGGGCACATTCCCATCCTCGACAATCTGCCGTGGGCGCTGCTCATCGCCGCCATGCCGCTGCTGGCGCAAGGCTATCTCGCGGCGCTGGCGCCTCTCGCCGCAGGGGTGCTTGTCGGCGCGCAACAAGGGGCGCTGGTTGGGGCGCTCGCCGCGCTCTGGATGAAGGTGTTTGCGGGCATGGTGGGGCTGTCGCCCGATTTGCTCACCATCAACGAACGTGCTTTTGATGCGGCGGTGCTGGTTGAACGTTTCGGCAACGCCAATTCGCTGGAAACATTGCGCCTGCTGGTGGCGCCTTTCGCGGTGGACAGCACGGTTCTGCTGCTGCATGTGCTGCAAATTGGCGCCTGGGCGCTGGCGGGCTACCTGGCGGGGCGCATACGGCAAAGTTTTCTGGCTGAACGCTCCCCCTGGCTGGCGGTGGGAAGCGCCGTTGGCGCAGGTGGATTGACGGCATGGGCGGGGTTCTACGCCTTGCCCATCTGGCTCGGGCTGGCGACGCCCGCGCTCATTCGCCAAACACCATGGACAACCCTGGGCACACTGGGGGCGATGCTGCTGAGTGTGGCGCTCTATGCGCTGCTGCATACCTTACGCAAACCACCGACACCGCGCCGCGTTCACGTTCGCCGCGGCTGGTCGGCGCATGTGTCGCAACCCGCAACCGAAAGTCCCACACCCAACACTGCAGAAGAGGAAGACCTGATTATGATTGAGTTGGACTGAGAAGGCAGGTGATGAGATGAACCAAACAACACCACGCACACACACACGTACCTATCGCCGACGCCGCACGAGTACCGGCTTGTCCTTGCCTTCGGTGCTCACCATGGCCGTTGGGCTGGGTGTGGTTGCCTTGCTGGTCGTTCTCTTCCCGCTCGATTGGGTGCGTGCCCCTACCGTCAACATGACAACAGACCAAACGGTCTTCTCGCCCAATGGTGATGGGCAACTGGACGTGGTGACGGCCTTCTTTGAATTGTCGCAACCCGCCAACGTCACCGTCGAGGTACTGAATAGCGTCGGGCAACGTGTGCGGACGCTGATGAATGAACAACCGCTCCAAGCGGGACAACACTCCTTTGCGTGGGACGGGCGCGATGAAGGCGGCTTCGTTGTGCCCGACGGTACGTACCGCTTGCGCATTATCGCCGCCGGCACGATGCGGTCGAGTGAAGAGAGCGAGCCCGTGACGGTGGACACCACCCCGCCGCCGCTCGTGCTGGCAAACATTGACAAGGAAATCGTCACGCGCGAAACATCCTTCACGCTGGAAGGCACCACTTCACCCGACGCCCTTGTCTGGCTGAACGATGAGCCGCAACCCATTGCGGTGAACCCGAACGGTGTGTTCCGCGTCGTGCGCCAACTTCCCGAAGGGACAACAACCTTCACGGTGCGCGCGGTGGACATCGCCGGCAATACCGCCACCTCAACGTTCGACGTGACGGTGCGCACAACGCCGCCCAACGTCACCATTCTGGAACCGCAACCCGAAGCCTGGTTGAACACCAACCCCGTCACGGTGCGCGGGCAAGCCCAACCGGGCGCGATTGTGACAGTCAACGGCAAGGAAGTTCCCATCAACGAAGATGGGCAATTCAGCGTGGACGTGGTGCTGGAAGAAGGCGATAACGCCATCATCGTCGAAGCCCGCGACGAAGTGGGCAATGTGAGCCACATCGAGCAGATTGTCCACCTGCGCACGCAGGGACCCACCATCACCCTGACGAACCTGACGGACG comes from the Ardenticatena maritima genome and includes:
- a CDS encoding FlgD immunoglobulin-like domain containing protein; protein product: MNQTTPRTHTRTYRRRRTSTGLSLPSVLTMAVGLGVVALLVVLFPLDWVRAPTVNMTTDQTVFSPNGDGQLDVVTAFFELSQPANVTVEVLNSVGQRVRTLMNEQPLQAGQHSFAWDGRDEGGFVVPDGTYRLRIIAAGTMRSSEESEPVTVDTTPPPLVLANIDKEIVTRETSFTLEGTTSPDALVWLNDEPQPIAVNPNGVFRVVRQLPEGTTTFTVRAVDIAGNTATSTFDVTVRTTPPNVTILEPQPEAWLNTNPVTVRGQAQPGAIVTVNGKEVPINEDGQFSVDVVLEEGDNAIIVEARDEVGNVSHIEQIVHLRTQGPTITLTNLTDGLKVSSPTLRIAGQVDPGASLIINGQEVPVDSRGNFSALLTFAEGDNLITLSATDRAGNTTTIQRMVRYTPAGVSGESPLASLNLPNDVVAQRVLLGLALLVPFFLLVVYWMRPLHFSLSVENPVFYPNRPDDSRLLVMNLDLSRPARVTIRVYDQMDNLVATLVEKRKHRRGDHFRLWDGRDEYGNVLPSGSYLVEATADTRFTTVTSAVWVYVDATPVMLGTVSQQADRQEHAYVEGEIVDTDI